A region from the Schistocerca serialis cubense isolate TAMUIC-IGC-003099 chromosome 1, iqSchSeri2.2, whole genome shotgun sequence genome encodes:
- the LOC126456679 gene encoding uncharacterized protein LOC126456679: MSVKEALCIVSKMFEGNKKDLREFIENVDAAFELVKPEEHETLLKFVKAKITGEARSRLQVRERTGTWQEVKRVLEENYASKRTIDYYACKIFQARQGQGEPIAMWASRIDEMQRDFREAVNRVTARENLKGAIELVDSLGRVCFIQGLSNDRIQTIVRSRGDEITLAAAVELALQEESAILSMKERGLAPRVTYTRNKEAVKNARESRVEMFQLWADIPHSKQV, translated from the coding sequence ATGTCAGTGAAGGAGGCCCTATGTATTGTGTCGAAAATGTTCGAAGGGAACAAGAAGGATTTAAGGGAATTTATCGAAAATGTAGATGCGGCTTTTGAATTAGTAAAGCCAGAGGAACACGAAACGTTATTGAAGTTCGTTAAAGCAAAGATAACCGGTGAGGCCAGGTCGAGATTGCAGGTGCGTGAGCGCACGGGTACGTGGCAAGAGGTGAAACGCGTTTTAGAAGAAAACTATGCGAGTAAGCGTACTATAGACTACTACGCATGTAAAATTTTCCAAGCCAGACAGGGACAAGGGGAACCAATAGCAATGTGGGCAAGCCGAATTGATGAAATGCAGAGAGATTTTCGAGAAGCAGTAAACAGAGTtacggccagagaaaacttgaaaggTGCGATAGAACTAGTTGATTCTTTAGGAAGAGTGTGCTTTATACAGGGCTTAAGTAATGATAGAATACAAACAATAGTGAGAAGCAGAGGTGATGAAATTACGTTGGCGGCAGCAGTGGAGTTGGCACTGCAGGAGGAGAGTGCGATATTGTCCATGAAAGAGCGGGGACTAGCCCCGAGGGTAACGTACACTCGAAATAAAGAAGCTGTAAAAAACGCGAGAGAAAGTAGAGTTGAAATGTTTCAATTGTGGGCTGATATCCCACATAGCAAGCAGGTGTAG